In one window of Sphingomonas sp. BGYR3 DNA:
- a CDS encoding NAD(P)/FAD-dependent oxidoreductase, whose translation MSTAATHDAIIIGGGHNGLVCAFYLARAGLKPLVLEARGIVGGAAVTETFAPGFRNSTASYTVSLLQPRVIRDMALHAHGLTIVERPVGNFLPLPDGRHLLAGGQADMAAEFAKFSSRDAERLQAYSAMLERIADVLRDLALKPPPNVGGGAGAILAALGQSRQVARLPIDVQRELLRIFTLSASEFLDPWFESDPVRALFGFDAVVGNYAGPDTPGSAYVLLHHVFGEVNGKRGLWGHAIGGMGAITQAMARAAVAAGATIRTDAAVERVLVDDRGRATGVRLNGGQELRAPRIIANVGPKLLYERLIHPADLPDSVLARSHGYRAGSGTFRMNVALSALPCFAALPDPGPHLGAGIIMAPSLGYMQRAFEDARAHGWSREPIVEMLIPSMLDDSLAPPGAHVASLFCQQFAPVLPNGKSWDDCRDAAADAVLDTVERFAPGFRKLIVATQVHSPLDLERKFGLIGGDIFHGRMSLDQLWAARPFLGEAEYRGAIPGLYLCGSGTHPGGGVTGAPGHNAAMRVLKDRGWLARLPFAKRPAP comes from the coding sequence ATGTCCACCGCCGCCACCCATGACGCCATCATCATCGGGGGCGGGCACAATGGCCTTGTCTGCGCCTTTTACCTGGCGCGCGCCGGGCTAAAGCCGCTGGTGCTGGAAGCGCGCGGGATCGTGGGCGGGGCCGCGGTGACCGAAACATTCGCGCCCGGTTTCCGCAATTCGACCGCCAGCTATACGGTCAGCCTGCTTCAGCCGCGCGTGATCCGCGACATGGCGCTTCACGCCCATGGCCTGACCATCGTCGAACGGCCGGTGGGCAATTTCCTGCCTCTGCCCGATGGCCGCCATCTGCTGGCCGGTGGACAGGCGGACATGGCAGCCGAGTTCGCCAAATTCTCGTCCCGCGATGCCGAACGCCTGCAGGCCTATTCCGCAATGCTTGAGCGGATTGCCGATGTGCTGCGCGATCTTGCGTTGAAACCGCCGCCCAATGTCGGTGGCGGTGCGGGCGCGATCCTGGCCGCGCTTGGCCAGTCGCGGCAGGTCGCCCGCCTGCCCATCGACGTGCAGCGGGAATTGCTGCGCATCTTCACCCTGTCGGCCAGCGAATTTCTGGACCCCTGGTTCGAAAGCGATCCGGTGCGTGCACTGTTCGGGTTCGATGCCGTGGTTGGCAATTATGCCGGGCCGGATACGCCCGGTTCCGCCTATGTCCTGCTCCACCATGTGTTTGGAGAGGTGAACGGCAAGCGCGGCCTGTGGGGGCACGCAATTGGCGGGATGGGCGCGATCACGCAGGCGATGGCACGGGCGGCGGTCGCGGCCGGAGCCACCATCCGTACCGATGCGGCGGTCGAGCGGGTGCTGGTCGACGATCGCGGCCGGGCAACCGGCGTGCGCCTGAACGGCGGTCAGGAGCTGCGCGCACCCCGCATCATCGCCAATGTCGGGCCTAAATTGCTGTACGAACGCCTGATCCATCCCGCCGATCTGCCCGATAGCGTCCTTGCCCGCTCGCACGGCTATCGCGCCGGATCGGGCACGTTCCGGATGAACGTCGCCCTGTCCGCCCTGCCCTGCTTTGCCGCGCTGCCGGATCCGGGGCCGCATCTGGGCGCGGGAATCATCATGGCGCCCTCGCTCGGCTATATGCAGCGGGCGTTCGAAGATGCCCGCGCCCATGGCTGGTCACGCGAACCGATCGTGGAAATGCTGATCCCGTCGATGCTGGACGACAGCCTAGCCCCGCCGGGCGCGCACGTCGCCAGCCTGTTCTGTCAGCAATTCGCACCGGTCCTGCCCAATGGCAAAAGCTGGGACGATTGCCGGGACGCGGCCGCCGACGCCGTGCTGGACACCGTGGAGCGGTTCGCACCCGGGTTCCGCAAGCTGATCGTCGCCACTCAGGTTCATTCGCCGCTGGATCTCGAACGCAAGTTCGGCCTGATCGGCGGAGACATTTTCCACGGCCGAATGAGCCTGGATCAGCTCTGGGCCGCGCGGCCTTTTCTGGGTGAGGCGGAGTATCGCGGCGCAATCCCCGGCCTGTATCTGTGCGGATCGGGCACCCATCCCGGCGGCGGCGTGACCGGCGCGCCGGGCCATAATGCGGCGATGCGCGTGCTGAAGGATCGGGGCTGGCTCGCCCGCCTGCCCTTCGCTAAACGCCCCGCACCATGA
- a CDS encoding Gfo/Idh/MocA family oxidoreductase, whose protein sequence is MSAQENRRAVLQGIGMGALAAALPASLNAAGPGQAGQRKLGYAIVGLGSYATAQIMPRMKLCQHSRIAALVSGTPAKLDKYGADYDVPKTHRYSYADFDRIRDNPDIDIVYVVLPVFLHAEYSIRALKAGKHVLCEKPMAMNPAECQSMIDAAKTADRHLMIGYRCHFEPYNRRAIDWVRQGHVGPLSTLQVETGFSIGPNQWRLEKAKAGGGSMMDIGIYSLNAARYLTGEEPVALSAFETTDKSDPRFAEVEDRVSFMLQFPSGVVANCLSSYSSAHGRYRAVGTKGWLELEPSVFYGGHAMRVSRDGRAGPVDLGSTGDEQFVAMLDHLALCASTGRTPIVPGEEGLRDIRLIDAIYRSMKERSVIQLA, encoded by the coding sequence ATGAGCGCACAGGAAAATCGCCGCGCGGTCCTGCAGGGCATCGGCATGGGCGCACTCGCCGCCGCTCTGCCCGCCAGCCTCAATGCCGCCGGGCCGGGTCAGGCGGGCCAGCGCAAGCTGGGCTATGCCATTGTCGGTCTGGGCAGCTATGCCACCGCGCAGATCATGCCCCGCATGAAGCTGTGCCAGCACAGCCGCATCGCCGCGCTGGTCAGCGGAACCCCGGCCAAGCTGGACAAATATGGCGCGGACTATGACGTGCCGAAAACCCACCGCTACAGCTATGCCGATTTCGACCGCATCCGCGACAACCCGGATATCGACATCGTCTATGTCGTCCTGCCCGTCTTTCTTCACGCCGAATATTCGATCCGCGCGTTGAAGGCTGGAAAGCACGTGCTTTGCGAAAAGCCGATGGCAATGAACCCGGCGGAATGTCAGTCGATGATCGACGCGGCAAAGACGGCGGATCGGCACCTGATGATCGGATATCGCTGCCATTTCGAACCCTATAACCGCCGGGCGATCGACTGGGTGCGGCAGGGGCATGTCGGCCCGCTCAGCACGCTTCAGGTCGAAACCGGATTTTCCATCGGCCCCAACCAGTGGCGGCTGGAAAAGGCAAAGGCCGGTGGCGGCTCGATGATGGATATCGGCATCTATTCCCTGAACGCCGCGCGCTATCTGACCGGCGAGGAGCCGGTGGCGCTATCCGCGTTCGAGACGACGGACAAAAGCGATCCCCGCTTCGCCGAGGTGGAGGACCGGGTGTCGTTCATGCTGCAATTCCCGTCGGGCGTCGTCGCCAACTGCCTGTCCTCCTACAGCTCCGCCCATGGCCGCTATCGCGCCGTGGGCACCAAGGGCTGGCTGGAGCTGGAACCATCCGTCTTTTACGGGGGCCATGCCATGCGGGTCAGCCGGGACGGACGGGCCGGCCCCGTCGATCTGGGCAGCACCGGCGATGAACAGTTCGTGGCGATGCTCGATCATCTCGCTCTGTGTGCCAGCACGGGCAGGACGCCGATCGTTCCGGGCGAAGAGGGGCTGCGCGACATCCGCTTGATCGATGCGATCTATCGGTCGATGAAGGAACGGTCCGTCATCCAGCTTGCCTGA
- a CDS encoding response regulator transcription factor, producing MTHAAKVLIVEDDAHIRRLLRAALTRAGHDAIEAASAREGLSLVEIERPDAVLLDLGLPDRDGLELIQLIRGRSTAPLLVVSAREETAEKVAALDLGADDYLTKPFDTEELLARLRTALRHRAAGSQPVVTAGHVTIDLERRRVTRQGAEVHLSPKEYGTLAELARHPDRVISHRELLTNVWGSAHAGDVEYLRIVVRALRQKLEADPARPALIVNEPGVGYRLTAQDALPD from the coding sequence ATGACCCATGCCGCAAAGGTGCTGATCGTCGAGGACGATGCCCATATCCGCCGATTGCTCCGCGCCGCGCTGACGCGGGCGGGGCATGACGCGATCGAGGCGGCATCGGCGCGCGAGGGGTTGTCGCTGGTCGAGATCGAGCGGCCCGACGCGGTGCTGCTCGACCTTGGCCTGCCCGACCGGGACGGGCTGGAGCTGATCCAGCTGATCCGGGGCCGGTCCACCGCGCCGCTGCTGGTCGTTTCCGCGCGGGAAGAAACCGCCGAAAAGGTCGCCGCCCTCGATCTGGGCGCGGACGATTATCTGACCAAGCCGTTTGATACCGAGGAACTGCTCGCCCGGCTGCGCACCGCGCTTCGCCACCGGGCGGCGGGCAGCCAGCCGGTGGTGACCGCCGGCCACGTCACCATCGACCTGGAGCGTCGCCGCGTGACGCGGCAGGGGGCAGAGGTGCACCTGTCGCCCAAGGAATATGGCACGCTGGCCGAACTGGCCCGGCACCCCGATCGGGTGATCAGCCACCGCGAACTGCTGACCAATGTCTGGGGTTCGGCCCATGCCGGCGATGTCGAATATCTGCGCATCGTCGTTCGTGCGCTGCGACAGAAGCTGGAGGCGGATCCCGCCCGCCCCGCGCTGATCGTCAACGAACCGGGCGTCGGATACCGGCTGACGGCACAGGATGCGTTGCCGGATTAA
- the kdpC gene encoding potassium-transporting ATPase subunit KdpC: protein MLNDLKSALRPALVLTLLFAALTGLAYPLAITGVAQLIFPDQANGSLIRQDGQVVGSSLIGQRFSADRYFHGRPSAAGADGYDAMASSGSNLGPTSAALAERVRAARPAAGQTGSADLLTASASGLDPHISPEAAFSQVDRVAQARGTSAAELRALVSARIEHPLLGFIGEPQVNVLMLNRALDAGNARP, encoded by the coding sequence ATGTTGAACGACCTGAAATCCGCGTTGCGGCCCGCCCTTGTCCTGACGCTGTTGTTCGCCGCGCTGACCGGCCTTGCATATCCGCTGGCGATCACCGGCGTTGCCCAGCTGATCTTTCCCGATCAGGCGAATGGCAGCCTGATCCGACAGGACGGCCAGGTGGTCGGTTCCAGCCTGATCGGACAGCGATTTTCCGCCGACCGCTATTTCCATGGCCGCCCGTCCGCCGCCGGTGCGGATGGCTATGACGCCATGGCGTCCAGCGGCTCCAATCTCGGCCCGACCTCCGCCGCTCTGGCGGAACGCGTTCGTGCCGCACGCCCTGCCGCAGGTCAGACCGGCTCCGCCGACCTGTTGACAGCCTCTGCCTCGGGGCTTGACCCCCATATCAGCCCCGAGGCGGCCTTTTCGCAGGTGGACCGCGTGGCACAGGCCCGCGGCACCAGCGCGGCCGAGTTGCGTGCCCTGGTCAGCGCCAGGATCGAACACCCCCTGCTGGGCTTTATCGGCGAGCCGCAGGTCAATGTGCTGATGCTCAACCGTGCCCTCGACGCGGGCAATGCCCGGCCCTAA
- the kdpB gene encoding potassium-transporting ATPase subunit KdpB has protein sequence MAAASSMFSAKLVVPAIGDAFRKLSPRELIRNPVLFTTAIVALLLTILAFVGGEGLSTGFQVQLIVWLWLTVLFGTFAEALAEGRGRAQAASLRATKAELTAKRTIGVGDAYEIVGATLLQLGDVVLVETGDLIPADGEVIEGVASVNESAITGESAPVIREAGGDRSAVTAGTRVISDRIKVRVTQEPGQGFLDRMIALVEGAERQKTPNEIALTILLVGLTIIFLIAVATIPGFASYAGGSIPVAMLAALLITLIPTTIAALLSAIGIAGMDRLVRFNVLAKSGRAVEAAGDIDVLLLDKTGTITIGDRAASQFRPLNGVTVDALARAALFASLADETPEGRSIVTLAREKHGITVQELPAGSEVIPFTAQTRISGVKTLDGTIRKGAVDSVLTAIGQPTDNNGSAATELRRITDEIARAGMTPLAVAQDGVLLGAVALKDVVKAGIRERFAELRRMGIRTVMITGDNPLTAAAIAAEAGVDDFLAEATPEDKLALIRREQQGGRLVAMCGDGTNDAPALAQADVGVAMNTGTQAAREAGNMVDLDSDPTKLIEIVGLGKQLLMTRGALTTFSVANDVAKYFAIIPAIFVALYPGLGVLNVMALASPESAILSAIIFNAVIIPLLVPLALKGVTYRPMAAGPLLARNLAVYGLGGLVAPFIGIKLIDLAVSSTGLA, from the coding sequence ATGGCCGCTGCATCATCCATGTTTTCCGCAAAGCTTGTGGTTCCGGCCATCGGCGATGCGTTCCGCAAGCTTTCTCCCCGCGAACTGATCCGCAACCCGGTTCTGTTCACGACTGCCATCGTCGCGCTGCTGCTGACCATCCTCGCCTTTGTCGGCGGCGAGGGGCTCAGCACCGGTTTTCAGGTGCAGCTGATCGTCTGGCTGTGGCTGACGGTGCTGTTCGGCACCTTTGCCGAGGCGCTGGCCGAAGGGCGCGGCCGTGCCCAGGCAGCATCGCTGCGCGCGACCAAGGCGGAACTGACCGCCAAACGCACCATCGGCGTTGGTGACGCCTATGAAATCGTCGGCGCAACGCTGCTGCAACTGGGCGATGTCGTCCTTGTTGAAACCGGCGACCTGATCCCCGCCGATGGCGAGGTGATCGAGGGCGTTGCGTCGGTCAACGAAAGCGCGATCACCGGCGAAAGCGCGCCCGTGATCCGCGAGGCAGGCGGCGATCGCAGCGCCGTGACCGCGGGCACCCGCGTCATTTCCGACCGGATCAAGGTGCGGGTGACGCAGGAACCGGGACAGGGCTTTCTGGACCGCATGATCGCGCTGGTCGAAGGGGCCGAGCGGCAAAAGACACCGAACGAGATTGCCCTGACCATCCTGCTGGTCGGCCTGACCATCATCTTCCTGATCGCGGTGGCGACCATTCCGGGCTTTGCCAGCTATGCCGGCGGATCGATCCCGGTCGCCATGCTGGCCGCGTTGCTGATCACCCTTATTCCCACCACCATCGCGGCGCTTTTGTCGGCGATCGGCATTGCGGGCATGGACCGGCTGGTCCGGTTCAACGTGCTGGCCAAATCGGGCCGCGCGGTCGAGGCGGCGGGCGATATCGACGTGCTGCTGCTGGACAAGACGGGGACGATCACCATCGGTGACCGCGCCGCCAGCCAGTTCCGCCCGCTGAACGGCGTGACCGTGGACGCGCTCGCCCGCGCCGCACTGTTCGCCAGCCTGGCCGACGAAACGCCGGAGGGCCGGTCGATCGTCACGCTGGCCCGCGAAAAGCATGGCATCACCGTGCAGGAGCTGCCCGCGGGCAGCGAGGTCATCCCCTTTACCGCACAGACCCGCATTTCCGGCGTCAAGACGCTGGACGGTACGATCCGCAAGGGCGCGGTCGATTCCGTGCTGACCGCCATCGGCCAGCCGACCGACAATAACGGCAGCGCCGCCACCGAACTGCGCCGCATCACCGACGAAATCGCCCGCGCCGGCATGACGCCGCTGGCCGTGGCGCAGGACGGCGTGCTACTGGGCGCGGTCGCGCTTAAGGATGTGGTGAAGGCCGGCATCCGCGAACGTTTTGCCGAATTGCGCCGCATGGGCATCCGCACCGTGATGATCACCGGCGACAACCCGCTGACCGCCGCCGCGATCGCCGCAGAGGCAGGGGTGGACGATTTCCTGGCCGAAGCGACGCCGGAGGACAAGCTGGCCCTGATCCGGCGGGAACAGCAGGGCGGCCGCCTGGTCGCGATGTGCGGCGACGGCACCAACGACGCCCCTGCCCTGGCGCAGGCCGATGTGGGCGTTGCCATGAACACCGGCACGCAGGCCGCGCGTGAGGCAGGGAACATGGTCGATCTGGACAGCGATCCAACCAAGCTGATCGAGATCGTCGGCCTGGGCAAGCAGCTGCTGATGACACGCGGCGCACTGACCACCTTTTCCGTGGCCAATGACGTGGCGAAATATTTCGCGATCATCCCGGCGATCTTCGTCGCGCTCTATCCCGGCCTTGGCGTCCTCAACGTCATGGCGCTGGCCAGCCCGGAAAGCGCCATCCTGTCCGCGATCATCTTCAACGCGGTCATCATCCCGCTGCTGGTGCCGCTGGCGCTGAAGGGCGTGACCTATCGCCCGATGGCGGCCGGTCCGCTGCTGGCCCGCAACCTGGCCGTCTATGGCCTGGGCGGTCTGGTGGCTCCGTTCATCGGCATCAAGCTCATCGACCTTGCCGTCTCCTCCACCGGCCTTGCCTGA
- the kdpA gene encoding potassium-transporting ATPase subunit KdpA — MTVEGWALIALFVVIVGLLAKPMGQWLFALYEGRRTPLHTVLGPVETGFYRLAGIDPAQDMGWRRYTLSLVLFNLVLLLFLYAVLRLQDVLPLNPRGLAAIGPDGAMNAAISFTTNTNWQWYSGEVALSNLSQMLGLTLHNFLSAATGIAIAFALFRGFARREAAGIGNFWADVTRVTLYLLLPISIVYALFLVFSGVPQTLSAMVDATTLEGAKQSIALGPVASQEAIKMLGTNGGGFFNANSAHPFENPTALTNLVQIVSIFMIGVGLAWCFGKAVGDTRQGWAILSAMAVLFVAGTAVTYWAEAAGNPVLHQLGVPGGNMEGKETRFGIAASALFAVVTTAASCGAVNAMHDSFTPLGGMIPLFNMQLGEIVVGGVGAGIYGFLLFAILAVFVAGLMVGRTPEYVGKKIEAREVKLAVLAIAVLPLCILGFTALSAVTEAGLAGPLNKGPHGFSEILYAFTSATGNNGSAFAGLTAGTPWYNGLLGVAMWLGRFFVIIPVLAIAGSLAAKRHSPATTGSFPTTGALWVGLLVGIILILGGLTFLPSLALGPIADHLAMLSGTLS, encoded by the coding sequence ATGACCGTAGAAGGTTGGGCGCTGATTGCGCTCTTTGTCGTCATCGTCGGTTTGCTGGCCAAACCGATGGGACAATGGCTGTTCGCGCTTTACGAGGGTCGCCGGACGCCGCTGCATACCGTGCTGGGGCCGGTCGAAACCGGGTTTTACCGGCTGGCGGGCATCGACCCGGCACAGGATATGGGGTGGCGCCGCTATACGCTCAGCCTGGTGCTGTTCAACCTCGTCCTGCTGCTGTTCCTCTATGCCGTGCTGCGGCTTCAGGACGTGCTGCCGCTGAACCCGCGCGGGCTGGCCGCGATCGGGCCGGACGGCGCGATGAATGCCGCGATCAGCTTTACGACCAATACCAACTGGCAATGGTATTCGGGGGAGGTCGCCCTGTCGAACCTGTCGCAGATGCTGGGCCTGACGCTGCACAACTTTCTGAGCGCGGCGACCGGCATTGCCATCGCCTTTGCCCTGTTCCGCGGCTTTGCCCGGCGCGAGGCGGCGGGCATTGGCAATTTCTGGGCCGATGTGACCCGCGTGACGCTGTATCTGCTGCTGCCGATCAGCATCGTCTATGCCCTGTTCCTGGTGTTCAGCGGCGTGCCGCAGACCCTGTCCGCAATGGTCGATGCAACGACGCTGGAGGGCGCAAAGCAGTCCATCGCGCTCGGCCCCGTGGCCAGTCAGGAAGCGATCAAGATGCTGGGCACCAATGGTGGCGGCTTCTTCAACGCCAATTCCGCGCATCCGTTCGAAAATCCGACCGCGCTGACCAACCTGGTGCAGATCGTGTCGATCTTCATGATCGGTGTCGGCCTTGCCTGGTGCTTTGGCAAGGCGGTGGGCGACACGCGTCAGGGCTGGGCCATCCTGTCCGCCATGGCCGTGCTGTTCGTCGCCGGCACTGCCGTCACCTATTGGGCCGAAGCCGCCGGCAATCCGGTGCTCCATCAGCTGGGCGTGCCCGGCGGCAATATGGAGGGCAAGGAAACCCGGTTCGGCATTGCCGCATCCGCGCTGTTCGCCGTCGTCACCACGGCCGCATCCTGCGGTGCCGTCAACGCGATGCACGACAGCTTTACCCCGCTGGGCGGCATGATCCCGCTGTTCAACATGCAGCTGGGCGAAATTGTCGTCGGCGGCGTCGGCGCGGGCATCTATGGCTTTCTGCTGTTCGCCATCCTGGCCGTGTTCGTCGCCGGCCTGATGGTCGGGCGGACGCCGGAATATGTCGGCAAGAAGATCGAGGCGCGCGAGGTAAAGCTGGCCGTGCTGGCCATTGCCGTCCTGCCGCTGTGCATCCTTGGCTTTACCGCCCTGTCCGCCGTGACCGAGGCGGGCCTGGCCGGGCCATTGAACAAGGGGCCGCATGGATTTTCCGAAATCCTCTATGCCTTTACCTCGGCAACCGGGAACAACGGTTCGGCCTTTGCCGGCCTGACCGCAGGGACGCCTTGGTATAACGGCCTCCTGGGCGTTGCCATGTGGCTTGGCCGGTTCTTCGTGATCATCCCCGTTCTGGCGATTGCGGGCAGCCTGGCGGCCAAGCGGCACAGCCCGGCAACCACCGGATCGTTCCCGACCACCGGGGCGCTGTGGGTCGGCCTGCTGGTCGGCATCATCCTGATCCTGGGCGGCCTGACCTTCCTTCCCAGCCTCGCACTCGGACCCATCGCGGATCATCTCGCGATGCTGTCCGGCACCCTTTCCTGA
- the kdpF gene encoding K(+)-transporting ATPase subunit F: protein MTLPLILAGLTALGLLAYLVAALLRPEKF from the coding sequence ATGACACTGCCCCTGATCCTGGCCGGCCTGACCGCGCTCGGCCTGCTCGCCTATCTGGTCGCGGCCCTGCTGCGTCCCGAAAAATTCTGA